A single window of Syntrophales bacterium DNA harbors:
- a CDS encoding FG-GAP-like repeat-containing protein — protein sequence MKKYAVTLAAIVLILLVSLSPLRAYGQEERKSLGILPFTIHSSEDIEYVRSGIWDMLISRLSAAGEIDVVDKQAIVGALTARGVTELEVSDAYEIGRNLSLDYVLWGSITKIGSSISLDGRLLDVATQTAPVGVSEQTRGMDDVIPKIGDLSRRVHAHILGRDLPAAAPPAPVVSRQVQQQPQERTPGAGEPVDVLRSHQGTLTAIINPSYIMSPDVLDREGFFMSPRYPKKFKGMDIGDVDGDGKNEVVVIDRNTVMIYQLRDEGFVLKHSITGSSADNHIAVDVADINGNGTPEIIVTSMMRTRLNSFIIEYRDGAYETIAAGLPWFFRVIESSNGPQLLGQQLGMDHPFEKPIYQVIWDNGSYRQGRRMSIPEGLAVYGMTMASLDGGRTERVIALDTYDRLNVYQKTTKPLSKIHVFGGSSDLVWKSNEAFGGSDNLIDFELRRSGVAGSEKLGEEENVYANVRILTYDLKGDGKNEIIIIKNESTTERLLRNVKIFNRSEIYGFSWDGLGLLENWKTRSIQGYVTDYQFKDLNNDGRNQIVLALVLPTRQSVVVAYDLILHDGRSD from the coding sequence ATGAAGAAGTACGCAGTAACCCTGGCAGCGATTGTTTTGATTCTCCTGGTTTCATTGTCCCCGCTCCGGGCTTACGGCCAGGAAGAACGAAAGTCACTGGGCATTCTGCCCTTCACGATACACAGTTCTGAAGATATAGAATATGTGCGAAGCGGAATATGGGACATGCTTATTTCCCGTCTTTCCGCTGCGGGAGAGATCGATGTTGTTGACAAGCAGGCGATTGTCGGTGCCCTCACGGCGAGGGGCGTGACGGAACTCGAGGTGTCTGACGCCTACGAAATCGGCCGGAATCTGAGTCTCGATTATGTTCTATGGGGCAGTATCACCAAAATCGGAAGCAGCATCAGCCTTGACGGACGGCTGCTCGACGTGGCGACTCAAACGGCACCGGTGGGCGTTTCAGAGCAGACGCGGGGCATGGACGACGTTATTCCCAAAATCGGAGATCTGTCCCGACGGGTCCACGCCCACATTCTGGGGAGAGATCTCCCCGCCGCAGCGCCGCCCGCACCGGTGGTGTCCAGGCAGGTCCAGCAACAGCCTCAGGAGCGGACTCCCGGAGCGGGAGAACCCGTGGATGTATTGAGATCGCACCAGGGAACCCTGACGGCCATCATCAACCCTTCCTACATAATGAGTCCCGATGTGCTGGACCGTGAGGGCTTCTTCATGAGCCCCCGATATCCGAAGAAATTCAAAGGAATGGATATTGGTGACGTGGACGGTGACGGAAAGAATGAAGTGGTTGTTATCGACCGGAACACGGTTATGATCTACCAACTCCGGGATGAGGGATTTGTTCTGAAGCACTCCATAACGGGATCATCTGCCGACAATCACATAGCCGTGGATGTAGCTGATATAAATGGAAACGGCACACCGGAAATCATCGTGACGAGCATGATGCGGACCCGCCTCAATTCCTTTATTATTGAATATCGTGACGGTGCCTATGAAACCATCGCGGCGGGTCTTCCGTGGTTTTTCAGGGTCATTGAATCATCCAATGGCCCCCAGTTGCTGGGTCAGCAACTGGGGATGGACCATCCCTTCGAGAAACCCATATATCAGGTTATCTGGGATAATGGTTCCTATCGCCAGGGACGGCGGATGTCCATTCCCGAAGGCCTGGCCGTTTACGGGATGACCATGGCAAGTCTAGACGGCGGGAGAACGGAGCGAGTTATAGCCCTGGACACGTATGACCGACTGAACGTCTACCAGAAAACTACCAAGCCACTGTCCAAAATCCATGTATTCGGGGGATCTTCCGATCTTGTCTGGAAGAGTAACGAAGCCTTCGGCGGAAGCGACAACCTTATTGATTTTGAGTTGCGGCGTTCGGGCGTGGCCGGGTCTGAAAAGCTGGGAGAAGAGGAAAATGTGTACGCTAACGTGAGGATCCTGACTTACGACCTCAAAGGAGACGGAAAAAACGAGATCATCATTATAAAAAATGAATCCACAACGGAACGGTTGCTGCGCAATGTGAAAATATTCAACCGCAGCGAGATATACGGCTTCAGCTGGGACGGATTGGGGCTGCTTGAGAATTGGAAGACACGGTCCATTCAGGGCTATGTGACGGATTACCAGTTCAAGGACCTCAACAACGACGGCAGGAATCAGATCGTTCTTGCGTTGGTTCTGCCCACGCGGCAGAGTGTGGTAGTGGCCTATGACCTGATCCTCCATGACGGGCGGTCGGATTGA
- a CDS encoding HD domain-containing protein, translating to MREFCKRLELLKKYLQAALGEAYVIGMDGNVLCLDRTWRGISGYEREVLLGKNFLTESSLLRAMELFHTCFGGKSTGPGEVTLFGKDGSHVAVEINIIEAQQEGKQVMLALVRDTTMKEKAELTLRETYERLRKISDNLPDSLVYQIVSDEKGQGCRFTYISAGVEQIRGVTVEQALNDATLLYEQIVDEDRHLVKENEAAALKNMSIFNVEVRIRRPSGEIRWVNLIATPQRLSEYQVQWDGVEIDITDRKKNEVSLKQSIERVRKALSAITNVIVATVEARDPFTAGHQRRTADLARSIAIETGLTSDQIEGIHMAGIIHDIGKISIPAEILSKPGRLTEAEFDLVKMHVDTGYNILKRVDFSQPVARIVYEHHERMDGSGYPRRLKGEEMIIESRILAVADVVEAMASHRPYRPALGVNAALGEIEKNREVLYDADVVDACLRLFREKGYQLPDV from the coding sequence ATGAGAGAGTTTTGTAAGCGCCTCGAGTTGTTAAAGAAATATCTGCAAGCTGCGCTGGGCGAGGCTTATGTTATTGGCATGGACGGCAACGTTCTCTGCCTGGACCGGACATGGAGGGGAATTTCAGGATACGAACGCGAAGTGCTTTTAGGTAAAAATTTCCTGACGGAAAGCAGCCTGCTACGTGCTATGGAGTTATTTCACACATGTTTTGGAGGCAAATCAACAGGCCCCGGTGAAGTTACGCTTTTTGGAAAAGACGGAAGCCACGTGGCGGTGGAAATAAACATTATTGAGGCCCAACAGGAAGGCAAGCAGGTCATGCTTGCTCTTGTCAGAGACACAACCATGAAAGAGAAGGCGGAATTGACGCTTCGTGAGACTTACGAACGACTGCGCAAAATAAGCGACAATTTGCCGGATAGTCTCGTTTATCAGATTGTTTCGGACGAGAAAGGTCAAGGGTGTCGATTCACCTATATCAGCGCGGGCGTTGAGCAGATCCGCGGTGTTACGGTCGAGCAAGCGTTAAACGATGCAACACTGTTGTATGAACAGATTGTCGACGAGGACCGTCATTTGGTGAAAGAGAATGAGGCCGCAGCGCTGAAAAACATGTCGATCTTCAACGTCGAAGTGCGTATCAGAAGGCCATCCGGCGAAATAAGGTGGGTCAATCTTATTGCGACGCCGCAGCGTTTGTCCGAGTACCAGGTGCAGTGGGACGGTGTTGAAATTGATATCACTGATAGAAAAAAGAATGAAGTGAGTCTCAAACAAAGTATCGAACGGGTACGAAAAGCGTTGAGTGCCATTACAAACGTAATAGTAGCAACCGTTGAAGCACGGGACCCTTTCACCGCTGGACATCAACGCCGTACAGCGGATTTGGCGCGGTCCATAGCGATAGAAACGGGTTTGACATCCGATCAGATTGAAGGCATTCACATGGCCGGCATCATCCACGATATCGGCAAAATATCCATCCCGGCAGAAATCCTCAGCAAGCCGGGCAGGCTCACGGAGGCAGAGTTCGACCTTGTGAAAATGCACGTCGATACGGGATACAACATCTTAAAGCGGGTCGATTTCTCTCAACCTGTCGCACGAATAGTGTATGAGCATCATGAGAGGATGGATGGCTCCGGTTATCCCCGGAGGCTGAAGGGAGAGGAGATGATCATTGAATCAAGGATATTGGCAGTCGCTGATGTGGTAGAGGCAATGGCGTCCCACCGTCCCTATCGACCTGCCTTGGGTGTAAATGCGGCATTGGGAGAGATAGAAAAGAACAGGGAAGTTCTTTACGATGCAGATGTAGTAGATGCCTGTTTGAGATTATTTCGGGAGAAGGGATATCAACTACCGGATGTATGA